AACACATCATTCGCAATGAGGATTCGTTGAATCGCATCCGGCGATACATCGCAAACAACCCAGCACAGTGGACATTCGATCGGGAGAACCCCAACCGGGCAACCCTGACTTAACTCGCAAGAGGGAGTCATTAAGTCATTGAGTCGTTGTGTCATTAGGTCGTTGGGGTGTTGGGGGGTGGGGTTGGTGAGCGGTGGGGTTTTAGATTTTATTTGGCGTCCCCAGCCGGATTTGAACCGGCGTTGCCGGCGTGAAAGGCCGGTGTCCTGGACCTGGCTAGACGATGGGGACGCAACGTTCGCGCTCTATAGCAACCAGCGGCGTTTCCTGTCAAGCCCGAAATCTCTTAACGCCGCTTTCCTTTCAAAGAACCTCTAAAACGCCAAAACGGCCGTGGTGACCTTTGAGCCGGCTCAAAGAACCTCTGAAACGCCAAAAAGGCCGTGGGGCTCTCAGAGCCCGCGCAGTTACATACAGCCGATGCTTTTTTCGAAAACACGAATCTTCCGCTCTTGTCTCGTGCAGGCGATCCACCCACGCTCCCAAAAAGCCCTAGAGGGCTTCACTCTCGAGCAATCTATCTAGGGCTTCTTCCGGGACACAGCCGCCGATTCTTCGGAAACATGCTCTACGATGGTGGGCCGTGCAGGATTCGAACCTGCGACTCTCTGCTTAAAAGGCAGATACTCTACCGACTGAGTTAACGGCCCCCCGAAATCCCGGTGGTTCGCCCGCCCGAAGACCGCGCTTTCCTAACACGAACCCCCTGGAGTGTCAAGGCGCAATGTGGCGGCCCCGCACATGTTCAACTCTTTGGGATCCTTGGGAAAGCGGCTCAAAAGAATCGTCTTTCCAACGAGCGAGCACCATGCGGCGTTCCACTCGACCCTGCGCCCCCACCGTAAACGACCCTGTAAGCCCATGAAAGGAGACACTTGGTAAGGTCCCGGACAAAGCCTTTCGGCAAAGGCTTTGGGCCGATTCTTCCCCCGTTTGCTGAAAGATCAGGCTCATCATGCGCACGGCATCATAGCCGACACGCGCCAACCAATCAGGATTTTTCCAAAATTTACGCCGAAATGCGTCCTCGAAAGCCTCGCCCTCGGTTTCCGCTTCCGCCACACCGCCCATGGGCACAGTAAAATGGACCTTGTCCACAAGAGGTCCCAGAGATTCCAGAAGGGTCGGTCTCGCCAACGTAAAAGGCACCACATAGAGGGCGCCGGCACCGGCCAATTCCAAAAGCCGAACGCTTTCCGCCACCCAGTGAGGGGCTCCGACCAAAAAAACCGTGGAAAATTTTTCCGTCATATCCAAAGGTGAGGCGGTGTCTCCGTCCGCCCACACTTCATGTCGAAGCTTCCATTTCAATCGCGCCGCTTCTGCCGTAAAGGATTCCGCCCAGCGCTTGGCATAAGAGCTTCCATCCGTCAAAAGGAGCACGGAATTGGAAGAAGCAGAAGGTTTCGATGCAAGAAGCCGCACACTGTTTCTAGCGGCATCTTCTTCCAAGCCGAAGAAAGAAAGAACCGGGGAACCCGTTGGAAAAGCTTCGTCCCCTTGCGCCAGGGAAAGGATAAGCGTTTCCTTTTTGGTCGCCGGCCCTAAAACGGCCTGCCACTTGGAAAGAGGAAGAGATACCAGGATCGCTCCTACCGATGCACGCTCTAAAGCCTTCACAAGCGCTTCTCGAACGGCATGTTCCGAAAGCCAACCATCCACGAACCGAACAGTGATCCTTTCATCGTCGGGAGCCGTCGCACCGGCGGTTTTCATGCCGCGTTGCAAGGCTTTGCCTTCCGCCGCAAAGGGTCCGGAAAGAGGCAGCACAGCCACCACTTCATGAAGCTTCCTGACATCACCCGCATTCTCCTGCGCCGGCTCGTTTGTTTCCTCTCTTTCAGTATCCCCCGGAGGTGTCGAGGCGTCCTGTTCAGCCGCCCCATTCCGAACCACTTCTTTTACGAAAGAGGCTTCGTCTTGAACGGGCTTTCGGTCCCTATCCAAAGCCCACCATAAACCCACAGCCGCCAGCACCATCACGGCAAGAAAACGACGCCTTCGTCGCCGGCGGCGACTTTTTTCCCAATCGTTCCAGCTAAAATCCGTCATCGGCTCTCGTCGTTTCGACGGGAGCGTTCCCGAAAAATCAAACGCACGGGAGTCTTATCCATGCCGAACGCTTCCCGAAACTGGTTGGTGAGATATCTTTCGTAGGAAAAGTGAATCTTTTCCGGTTCGTTACAAAAGATAACGAACGTAGGGGGTCTGGTGGACGCCTGGGTAGCGTAGAAGAATTTGAGCCGTCGGCCTGAGACCGTCGGAGGTTCATGCTTGGCGGTGATACCGGACAGGACGCGATTGACCATCCCCGTGGTTACCCTTTTGTTGAACTGATCAAAGATTTCCGTCACCAGGGGCAACACGCGGGAGACTCTTTTCTTTTCCAGGGCGCTCAGGGTCAAAATGGGCGCGAAGGGAAGAAACCGAAACCGATCCCTCACATCTTCCAGAAACCTTCGTATCCACTTGGGATCCTTGGGTGCCGCATCCCATTTATTGAGGGCGATCAAGCATCCTCGTCCCCTTTCCTGCACATAGCCTCCCACATGGAGATCCTGGTCCGTCACTCCTTCGACGGCATCCACCATGAGCACCACCACGTGACATCGATCGATACTTTCTAAGGCCTTTACGACACTGAGCTTTTCCAGCTTTTCGCGTGTGCGTCCTTTACGACGAATCCCCGCCGTGTCGATCAGAAGAAACCTTCGGCCCTGGGTTTCCAGTGGTGTGTCCACGGCATCACGGGTCGTTCCCGGCACGGGACTGACAATAACCCGTTCTTCCCCTAGCAACGCATTGACCAAAGTGGACTTTCCCGTATTGGGACGACCCACGACGGCCACTCGAATTTCCGGATTTTCATCCTGCGCATCGTCTTCCCAAGCGGGCGGAAGGCACGCGGTCACATCGTCCATGAGGTCGGAAACCCCCAGCCCATGGGCGGCGCTTAAGGGATAGATTTTTTCCACGCCGAGCGCATAGAATTCCGCAACATGCGGTTCCTGTTCCCGGCCGTCCACCTTATTGACCGCATAAAACACGGGCTTTGATGATTTTCGCAGAAGATCCACCAAGGCTCGGTCATCGGGATGCAGGCCTGTTCGCGCATCGGCAAGAAAAATGACGGCATCGGCTTCTTCAAGAGCCAAAAACACCTGGCGACGCATGGCTTCGGCAAAGGTGCCGGTATCGGGATCCGTAAATCCTCCGGTATCCATCAGAAGGAATCTTCGACCCGCATATTCTACAGGGGCGGACAACCGATCCCGAGTCACTCCCGGCAGGTCATCCACGAGAGCCTGCCGTTTTCGACACAGGCGGTTAAACAGCGTAGATTTTCCTACGTTGGGACGTCCTACAATGGCCACGACGGCCATAAGCCCTCACTCCTCATGCGGCAACAAACGATAGGTTCGACCGTTTTTCAGAACACGTCCTATCAAGCGCCCGATCTTGACGCTGGAGCGAGGCGGTCGGCCGTGTGTGCGTGCCAATTCGCGTTTGAGTTCGTTTTTGACAGTCTGGCACTCGTCTTCCTCAAAAATACGGCACGGGTTCGGCCGATACCGATGAATGGCGCAAAAGCTGTGGCCACCTCGACGATCATGCATAAGAAACGGACAGAACCGATGTCCGTATCCCAAACCCTGACCAAAAACGAACTGCCAGATATGCGGCGGGTTTTCAGGATCGGGAAAATCAGGAAATCCGCTGCAAATTTCGCAACATAACCCGCAATGGTTGCAATAGGTTTCAATGCGGGATCGGTCTGGACCATTGTCCAGACGGCTTCGGGATGCAGAGGCACCTAAAGCAGGGGAAACAGACTTTTGGGCCCGAAGCAGTTCATCCACCCATTGAATCCGTTCGCAAATCACCGTCATCCACTGAGCGGCACGACGTGTGGAGGTCCCGGCAACACCGTTTTCACTCTTGAGCATGCCGAGATTACGTTCCAGAAAATAGAGCGGGAACAAGGGATTCCGAAGCTTTCGAAGAAGCCCTCGCGCTCGGCGAGGGGTCAAGGCGTGGAAGCATCGTGGAATCCCAGCGTTTAAGGAAGACGAAGCCTTCTGGCACATGTTTTTGCCTGTTTCCCTCCATTTTATGGCCGGAGTATTAAGATTCCTGAATGCCGGCATGGATTTCCGCTTCCGAAGGACGCACATAAAGCGGCATCAGATGCATGGGATCGGTATCCAGCCCGATGCGAAGACGACGCTGGGCGCATCGGCCAACGAACCCGGCGCGAATGGTATGAAATCCCGGGCCCGCATCCAGGGCCAAGCCCTTGGAGACACGCTCAAAAACATCCCGATACAAAAGCCAGCCGTCTCCACAGCACCAGGTTTTTTCCTGGATCCATGCCGCAGCCTTTTCGGGACTAAGAACCGACGGGGGTTTATCTTGCTGCAACACACCATCGGCATCGCTTCGATACAGAGCCGCGTAGACTTCGTTTTTTCGTGCATCGATCAGGGCACACACAGGGCATGAAGCCCAAGCCAAAGGTTCCGCCAAAGCTTCCAGGGACGGCACTCCGACAAGGGGTTTTTCTAATGCCCAGGCCATAGCTTTCATGGTGCTCATGCCGATCCTTATTCCTGTGAAGCTTCCCGGCCCCACAGTCACGGCAAAAGCATCCACATCTTCCAGAACCCAGTCGGCATCGGCAAGAAGACGATCCACGCCGAGCAAAAGGCGTCGGTTATGGGTGCGCCCCGAAAGGAGGGTCCATTCGGCCACCAGCCCATCACCCTCCAGCAACGCCACACTACCGGACGCCGTCGATGTATCCACAGCAAGGATCTTCATCTTCAACCTTAGAACCACAAAAGCCTGCAACGGCTCTTTATCACAGGCTCATCATCCGTCCCCAGGGTCCCCAAGGGGCCATCCATCACCAACCAACCCGTCTCCCCGGCTCAAAAACATCCCACCTGCAGACTCCATCTGTCGGGGCCTGGCAACAGTCGGTCCACACCTTTCCTACCAATTTCAAAAGATCCTGCCCGCGGGCGCCATCTGTCGGGCGGACCCATGTGTTCGTCCCATTTTTCTCACCGGTCCAACATGCACACCGTTAACCCCAAAGGTTCGCACGAGCCGCCGCCTTACCCTGACAACCCTCAAACCGTGCCCTTTCCTGGGAACTCAGGTCTTCCAATCCCTATTGACGCAGCCAGGACACCCGGGCTCTCAGGGACGAATTCATTGTCGAACACAGTCCCAAAGGTTCGCACGAGCCGCCGCCTCTCCTCGACACACATCAATCGGTTCTTTGCCCCGGGACTGCATAGGACCACGGCGGCACCTCGCGCCTTCGCCCATGGAACGGAGCCTTTTCCCCGCAGCGCGAGCCTTGGCGCTCCATCGTGGCGCGTCAGGAGACCCGCGCTCCTAGGGCGAAGATCGATTTCCAGCGAGGCCCAGGCTTTCAATTTGGCGCGGCTAGGGAGCGGGTGCACCTCGCCCTGTAGGAATCAGGCGCATGATGTCATTGTAAAAAACGAACACCATGAGAGCGATCAGCACCGCCATGCCCACTTTTTGGGCCATTTCCAACTGGCGCAGGCTCAAAGGTTTTCGTCTTACGGCTTCCAAGGTCAGGAAAAACACGTGCCCTCCGTCGAGCACGGGAATGGGCAACAAATTCAGCACCGCCAAATTGATGCTGATCAGCCCCATAAAGTGCAGGAAATTCATCAGGCCTTCCTGAGCCTGCTGACCTGCCATTTGGGCGATGAGAATGGGGCCACCCAAGGTTTCCATGGGCAAAACCCTTTGAATGAGCTTCACGATGGTCATGAAAAACAGCTTGGTCAGGGTCCAGGTTTGCTTGAGGCTGTAGAATACGGCCATGAACGGGTGGACCTTTTCCACTTCAAAGGATCCGGACGCCGTAATGCCGATGACAGGTCTTTGAATGTTTTCCCCGAAAATGTTTTTCACTTCACGAATTTCAGGGGTAACGATAAAGGTGAGCCGTCGTCCTTCTCGTTCCACCACGATTTCTAAAGGTTGCCGCCCTTCCCGTTGAATCGTTTGGGACAGATCGTCCCAAGCTTTAAGCTTACGGCCGTTGATTTCCAGCACTCTGTCTTTGGGTAAAAGGCCCGCCTGAGCGGCCGGAGAATCCGCCGTTACGGTGCCCACTTCCGGAATCAGGTGAGGAAGCCCGTAAACGGCGAACACCACCGTAAAGAGGACAATGCCCAGCATGACGTTGGCGAACGGGCCCGCCAAGACGATGGCCAACCTTTTTCTAACGGATTGATGGGAAAAACTGCGCGCTCTTTCGAGGTCCGAAACCACATCTTCGGGATCTTCTCCAAGCATCTTCACATAGCCGCCCAAAGGCACCATGGACAGGCAATAGTCGGTTTCTCCGCGCTGAATCCCAATCATTCGAGGGCCGAAACCCAAAGAAAACCGAAGCACGGTGACGCCGAGTTTACGAGCGGCCAGAAAATGTCCCAATTCGTGAATGAAGATGAGAACTCCCAACACGATGACCGTTGAGACGATGGTTGTCACCACAACAAATTCCTCCTTGAATTCTTCAATCGCGTCCCGTCGAATCCACGTTTTTCCCTTGCAAAGTCTAAGGCGCTAAGGACGCTATGGCCGCGGGTCGGGGCCTGCCGACACCGTAAAAGCTCAACGCATTTCCGCCGACGCTTTCTGAACTTTTGGAGTTCCGTTCAAAAACGATCGTGCCGTGTCACGTGCCCATCGATCGGCTTCCTGAATCCGCTGCACCGAATCGGCCGGCATGACGGTGTGGGCGTCCATGACCCGAGCGATCAGCCCTGGAATGTCCGTAAATCCCAGCTGTCCCGAAAGGAAAGCTTCGACAGCGGTTTCATTGGCGGCATTGAGCACCGCGGGCATGGTACCGCCTGTTCGAGCCGCTTGATAGGCAAGATTCAAACAAGGAAAAGCTTCCATATCCGGGGGATAAAAAGTGAGAGAGCCCAAGGCAAAGAGATCCAGCCTCGGGGCTTTTACCGGTAAGCGTTCCGGGTACGACAGCGCGTAGGCGATGGGAATTTTCATGTCGGGCATGCCCAACTGTGCGATGACCGATCCGTCCACGTACTCCACCATGGAATGAACGATACTTTCCGGATGAATATGCACCACCACAGCGTCCACAGGCACACCAAAGAGCCAATGGGCTTCGATGACTTCCAAACCCTTATTCATGAGAGTGGCGGAATCGATGCTGATCTTGGGACCCATAGACCAATTGGGATGCC
Above is a genomic segment from Desulfosoma sp. containing:
- a CDS encoding ABC transporter substrate-binding protein translates to MTDFSWNDWEKSRRRRRRRRFLAVMVLAAVGLWWALDRDRKPVQDEASFVKEVVRNGAAEQDASTPPGDTEREETNEPAQENAGDVRKLHEVVAVLPLSGPFAAEGKALQRGMKTAGATAPDDERITVRFVDGWLSEHAVREALVKALERASVGAILVSLPLSKWQAVLGPATKKETLILSLAQGDEAFPTGSPVLSFFGLEEDAARNSVRLLASKPSASSNSVLLLTDGSSYAKRWAESFTAEAARLKWKLRHEVWADGDTASPLDMTEKFSTVFLVGAPHWVAESVRLLELAGAGALYVVPFTLARPTLLESLGPLVDKVHFTVPMGGVAEAETEGEAFEDAFRRKFWKNPDWLARVGYDAVRMMSLIFQQTGEESAQSLCRKALSGTLPSVSFHGLTGSFTVGAQGRVERRMVLARWKDDSFEPLSQGSQRVEHVRGRHIAP
- a CDS encoding 1-deoxy-D-xylulose-5-phosphate reductoisomerase; this translates as MVRRRKRLSILGSTGSIGVNTIEVVCGFPDRFEIVGLAAGRNVERLRDQILQVKPRCVAVQDQDAAEALEKLLPSRSGSLEIFWGEQGYCRLASLDDVDMVVSAIVGAAGLLPTVAAVASGKDVALANKETLVIAGEVVTRMVQSSGSRLIPVDSEHSAIFQALQGHSRTAVQRLLLTASGGPFFGKSLQDLKSVTPQAALRHPNWSMGPKISIDSATLMNKGLEVIEAHWLFGVPVDAVVVHIHPESIVHSMVEYVDGSVIAQLGMPDMKIPIAYALSYPERLPVKAPRLDLFALGSLTFYPPDMEAFPCLNLAYQAARTGGTMPAVLNAANETAVEAFLSGQLGFTDIPGLIARVMDAHTVMPADSVQRIQEADRWARDTARSFLNGTPKVQKASAEMR
- the rseP gene encoding RIP metalloprotease RseP; translated protein: MVTTIVSTVIVLGVLIFIHELGHFLAARKLGVTVLRFSLGFGPRMIGIQRGETDYCLSMVPLGGYVKMLGEDPEDVVSDLERARSFSHQSVRKRLAIVLAGPFANVMLGIVLFTVVFAVYGLPHLIPEVGTVTADSPAAQAGLLPKDRVLEINGRKLKAWDDLSQTIQREGRQPLEIVVEREGRRLTFIVTPEIREVKNIFGENIQRPVIGITASGSFEVEKVHPFMAVFYSLKQTWTLTKLFFMTIVKLIQRVLPMETLGGPILIAQMAGQQAQEGLMNFLHFMGLISINLAVLNLLPIPVLDGGHVFFLTLEAVRRKPLSLRQLEMAQKVGMAVLIALMVFVFYNDIMRLIPTGRGAPAP
- the der gene encoding ribosome biogenesis GTPase Der; amino-acid sequence: MAVVAIVGRPNVGKSTLFNRLCRKRQALVDDLPGVTRDRLSAPVEYAGRRFLLMDTGGFTDPDTGTFAEAMRRQVFLALEEADAVIFLADARTGLHPDDRALVDLLRKSSKPVFYAVNKVDGREQEPHVAEFYALGVEKIYPLSAAHGLGVSDLMDDVTACLPPAWEDDAQDENPEIRVAVVGRPNTGKSTLVNALLGEERVIVSPVPGTTRDAVDTPLETQGRRFLLIDTAGIRRKGRTREKLEKLSVVKALESIDRCHVVVLMVDAVEGVTDQDLHVGGYVQERGRGCLIALNKWDAAPKDPKWIRRFLEDVRDRFRFLPFAPILTLSALEKKRVSRVLPLVTEIFDQFNKRVTTGMVNRVLSGITAKHEPPTVSGRRLKFFYATQASTRPPTFVIFCNEPEKIHFSYERYLTNQFREAFGMDKTPVRLIFRERSRRNDESR
- the tsaB gene encoding tRNA (adenosine(37)-N6)-threonylcarbamoyltransferase complex dimerization subunit type 1 TsaB — its product is MKILAVDTSTASGSVALLEGDGLVAEWTLLSGRTHNRRLLLGVDRLLADADWVLEDVDAFAVTVGPGSFTGIRIGMSTMKAMAWALEKPLVGVPSLEALAEPLAWASCPVCALIDARKNEVYAALYRSDADGVLQQDKPPSVLSPEKAAAWIQEKTWCCGDGWLLYRDVFERVSKGLALDAGPGFHTIRAGFVGRCAQRRLRIGLDTDPMHLMPLYVRPSEAEIHAGIQES